One Streptomyces sp. V4I8 genomic window carries:
- a CDS encoding thioredoxin-like domain-containing protein: MNGSASRRVRVRAPELIGKGGWLNTGGRPYSLADLRGRVVILDFWTFCCINCLHVLDELRELEEKHRDTVVVIGVHSPKFVHEAEHQAVVDAVERYGVEHPVLDDPELATWKQYAVRAWPTLVVVDPEGYVVAQHAGEGHVHAIERLVTELEAEHETKGTLRRGDGPYVAPEPKPTVLRFPGKALRLPSGNFLVSDTTRHQLVELEEDGETVVRRIGQGSRGMTSSTWGRSRFNEPQGLALLPDGSVVVADTVSHALRRFDPESGRTTTLAGTGHQWMQGDPTSGPAREVNLSSPWDVAWWQGKVWIAMAGIHQLWTYDPAEGTVSVAAGTSNEGLVDGPAAEAWFAQPSGLAVSADGERLWLADSETSALRRVERDGTVHTAVGTGLFDFGHRDGAAEQALLQHPLGVTALPDGSVAVCDTYIHALRRYDPATGEVTTLATDLREPSDAVLVGDDIVVVESARHRLTRLRLPEEAVRVDAVAHRTQRAATEVAPGKLRLDVIFQAPAGQKLDTRYGPSTRLLVSCAPPELLLAGEGADTDLSRTLELDPAVSEGVLHVSAMAASCDDDPDNEYPACHVHQQDWGVPVRLTRTGTDRLPLVLAGMDGGAGGGADSEAETQTP; this comes from the coding sequence ATGAACGGCTCCGCCTCTCGTCGCGTCCGCGTCCGTGCCCCCGAGCTGATCGGCAAGGGCGGCTGGCTGAACACGGGCGGCCGCCCGTACAGCCTCGCCGACCTGCGGGGACGCGTCGTGATCCTGGACTTCTGGACGTTCTGCTGCATCAACTGCCTGCATGTCCTCGACGAGCTCAGAGAGCTGGAGGAGAAGCACCGGGACACCGTGGTCGTCATCGGGGTGCACTCGCCGAAGTTCGTGCACGAGGCCGAGCATCAGGCGGTCGTCGACGCGGTGGAGCGGTACGGCGTGGAGCATCCCGTCCTCGACGACCCCGAGCTCGCCACCTGGAAGCAGTACGCGGTACGGGCCTGGCCGACGCTCGTCGTGGTCGACCCGGAGGGCTACGTCGTCGCGCAGCACGCCGGTGAGGGGCATGTGCACGCCATCGAGCGGCTGGTGACCGAGCTGGAGGCCGAGCACGAAACCAAGGGCACCCTGCGGCGCGGCGACGGGCCGTACGTGGCGCCGGAGCCGAAGCCGACGGTGCTGCGCTTCCCGGGCAAGGCGCTGCGTCTGCCCTCGGGGAACTTCCTGGTCAGCGACACGACCCGGCATCAACTGGTGGAGCTGGAAGAGGATGGCGAGACGGTCGTCCGGCGGATCGGCCAGGGCAGCCGCGGCATGACCAGCAGCACCTGGGGCCGCTCGCGGTTCAACGAGCCGCAGGGCCTGGCCCTGCTGCCGGACGGCTCCGTGGTCGTCGCCGACACGGTGAGCCACGCCCTTCGGCGCTTCGACCCGGAGAGCGGCCGGACCACCACCCTGGCGGGCACCGGCCACCAGTGGATGCAGGGCGACCCCACGTCGGGTCCCGCGCGCGAGGTCAACCTGTCCTCACCGTGGGACGTGGCGTGGTGGCAGGGCAAGGTCTGGATCGCCATGGCCGGCATCCACCAGCTGTGGACGTACGACCCGGCCGAGGGCACCGTCTCCGTCGCCGCGGGCACCTCCAACGAGGGCCTGGTCGACGGCCCGGCCGCCGAGGCATGGTTCGCGCAGCCGTCCGGGCTCGCGGTGTCGGCCGACGGGGAGCGGCTGTGGCTGGCCGACTCCGAGACGTCCGCCCTGCGCCGGGTGGAGCGCGACGGCACCGTCCACACCGCCGTCGGCACCGGCCTCTTCGACTTCGGTCACCGTGACGGTGCCGCCGAACAGGCCCTGTTGCAGCACCCGTTGGGGGTGACGGCCCTGCCCGACGGCTCGGTCGCGGTCTGCGACACGTACATCCACGCGCTGCGTCGCTACGACCCCGCGACCGGTGAGGTCACCACCTTGGCCACGGATCTGCGGGAGCCGTCGGACGCGGTGCTGGTCGGGGACGACATCGTGGTGGTCGAATCGGCGCGCCACCGGCTGACCCGGCTGCGCCTGCCCGAGGAGGCCGTGCGGGTGGACGCGGTCGCCCATCGCACCCAGCGCGCCGCCACCGAAGTCGCCCCGGGAAAGCTCCGGTTGGACGTGATCTTCCAGGCCCCGGCGGGGCAGAAGCTGGACACGCGGTACGGCCCCTCGACCCGTCTCCTGGTCTCCTGCGCCCCGCCCGAGCTGCTGCTCGCCGGGGAGGGCGCGGACACGGACCTCTCCCGCACCCTGGAACTCGATCCGGCTGTCTCCGAGGGCGTTCTGCATGTGTCCGCGATGGCGGCGTCCTGCGACGACGACCCGGACAACGAATACCCCGCCTGCCATGTCCACCAGCAGGACTGGGGCGTGCCGGTCCGGCTGACCCGGACCGGCACGGACCGACTGCCGCTGGTGCTCGCCGGGATGGACGGCGGCGCAGGAGGCGGGGCGGACAGCGAGGCGGAGACTCAGACGCCGTAA
- a CDS encoding helix-turn-helix domain-containing protein: MPQGSSHRVVLIVDENSNPFEMSCAIEVFGLRRPELGRELYDFALCAAGPRTRMRDGFFTLTGVAGLEAADEADTLIVPNRPDTDTPRSPRVLDAVRRAHARGARLLGFCSGAFTMAEAGLLDGRRAACHWMWADSFRARFPRVLLEPDVLFVDDGDILTASGSASALDLGLHVVRRDHGAEIANHVSRRLVFAAHRDGGQRQFVERPVPDVPDESLAPLLAWAQERLGEPLTVAALAARAAVSPATLHRRFRAQLGTTPLAWLTGERVALACRLIERGEERLDVVAARSGLGTAANLRARVRRETGLSPSAYRRRFGAGGGERLVS; the protein is encoded by the coding sequence ATGCCGCAAGGATCCTCGCACCGAGTCGTGCTGATCGTGGACGAGAACTCGAACCCCTTCGAGATGAGCTGTGCCATCGAGGTCTTCGGGCTGCGCCGACCTGAGCTGGGCCGGGAGCTCTACGACTTCGCCCTGTGCGCCGCCGGGCCGCGCACCCGGATGCGGGACGGGTTCTTCACGCTCACCGGCGTCGCCGGGCTGGAGGCGGCGGACGAGGCGGACACGCTGATCGTGCCGAACCGGCCCGACACCGACACCCCACGCTCGCCGCGCGTGCTGGACGCCGTACGACGGGCACACGCGCGTGGCGCCCGGCTCCTCGGCTTCTGCTCGGGCGCGTTCACCATGGCGGAGGCCGGGCTCCTGGACGGGCGGCGGGCGGCCTGCCACTGGATGTGGGCCGACTCCTTCCGGGCCCGCTTCCCGCGCGTCCTGCTGGAGCCGGACGTCCTCTTCGTCGACGACGGGGACATCCTCACCGCGTCCGGCAGCGCCTCGGCGCTCGACCTGGGGCTGCACGTCGTACGACGCGACCATGGTGCCGAGATCGCCAACCACGTCTCCCGGCGGCTCGTCTTCGCAGCCCACCGGGACGGCGGGCAGCGGCAGTTCGTGGAGCGGCCCGTACCGGACGTGCCGGACGAGTCGCTGGCCCCGCTGCTGGCGTGGGCGCAGGAGCGGCTGGGGGAGCCGCTGACGGTGGCGGCCCTGGCGGCGCGGGCGGCGGTGTCACCGGCCACCTTGCACCGCCGCTTCCGGGCGCAGCTGGGGACGACGCCGCTGGCCTGGCTGACGGGGGAGCGGGTGGCCCTCGCGTGCCGGCTGATCGAGCGCGGCGAGGAGCGGCTGGACGTGGTGGCGGCCAGGAGCGGACTCGGCACCGCGGCGAACCTCCGCGCGCGCGTGCGCCGCGAGACGGGTCTCAGTCCGTCGGCCTACAGGCGGCGTTTCGGAGCGGGCGGCGGGGAACGCCTCGTGTCATGA
- a CDS encoding cupin domain-containing protein, translated as MTEPISLDRALASFTEQWSPRIVTTVNDYDVRVAKVDGDHVWHVHDHTDEFFLVLDGELHISLREPAGERTVVLPKGSVFTVPRGTEHKPHAPAPAAILVLEPTGTLTVGDRHDEVPDHVDATTGHALT; from the coding sequence ATGACAGAACCCATCTCCCTGGACCGGGCCCTCGCCTCCTTTACCGAGCAGTGGAGTCCCCGCATCGTCACCACCGTCAACGACTACGACGTCCGCGTGGCCAAGGTCGACGGCGACCACGTCTGGCACGTCCACGACCACACCGACGAGTTCTTCCTGGTCCTCGACGGCGAACTGCACATCTCCCTGCGGGAACCGGCGGGCGAGCGCACGGTCGTCCTCCCCAAGGGCTCCGTCTTCACGGTCCCCCGCGGCACCGAACACAAGCCCCACGCCCCCGCCCCCGCCGCCATCCTCGTCCTCGAACCCACCGGCACCCTGACCGTCGGCGACCGCCACGACGAGGTGCCGGACCATGTGGACGCGACCACCGGGCACGCACTGACCTGA
- a CDS encoding DUF6458 family protein codes for MGLGGCIILIAAGAILTFATDWDMEGVNLDLVGIILMIVGLIGVTTFSSIARRRRVVVPPATPVVGEETHHRRDGYSDGYGV; via the coding sequence ATGGGCCTCGGCGGATGCATCATCCTCATCGCCGCGGGAGCCATCCTCACGTTCGCGACCGACTGGGACATGGAGGGAGTCAATCTCGACCTGGTCGGCATCATTCTGATGATCGTCGGACTGATCGGCGTCACCACGTTCAGCAGCATCGCCAGGCGCAGGCGCGTGGTGGTGCCGCCGGCGACGCCGGTCGTCGGCGAGGAGACCCACCACCGGCGGGACGGGTACAGCGACGGTTACGGCGTCTGA
- a CDS encoding LURP-one-related/scramblase family protein: MRFLVRDRLLGFGDDYWIEDDRGNKVFLVDGKAMRLRDTFELKDTEGRVLVDIHQKMLALRDTMVIERDSQPLATIRRKRLSLLRNHYRVSLGDGSTELDVSGRILDREFAVEYDGELLAVVSRRWLHVRETYGVDVVRDDADPALLIAVAVCVIHLAEKERKDD; encoded by the coding sequence ATGAGATTCCTCGTACGCGACCGGCTCCTCGGCTTCGGTGACGACTACTGGATCGAGGACGACCGGGGCAACAAGGTGTTCCTCGTCGACGGCAAGGCGATGCGGCTGCGCGACACCTTCGAGCTGAAGGACACCGAGGGGCGCGTCCTCGTCGACATCCACCAGAAGATGCTCGCCCTGCGCGACACGATGGTGATCGAGCGGGACAGCCAACCGCTCGCCACGATCCGCCGCAAACGGCTGTCCCTGCTGCGCAACCACTACCGGGTGTCCCTGGGGGACGGCAGCACGGAACTCGACGTCAGCGGCAGGATCCTCGACCGGGAGTTCGCCGTCGAGTACGACGGCGAACTGCTGGCCGTGGTCTCCCGCCGGTGGCTGCACGTGCGGGAGACGTACGGCGTGGACGTCGTCCGGGACGACGCGGATCCCGCGCTGCTGATCGCGGTGGCGGTGTGTGTGATCCACCTGGCGGAGAAGGAGCGGAAGGACGACTGA